The following proteins come from a genomic window of Corallococcus sp. NCRR:
- a CDS encoding phospho-sugar mutase, with the protein MDTTGLRERAEAWRKADPDPETQAELANVLAKQDWADLADRFAQDLEFGTAGLRGVLGAGPNRMNRAVVRRTTAGLARYLKATVPDVTTRGVVVGRDARRLSKELAEDTAAVFVAEGIPAHVFPEPVPTPVTAFAVLHLNAAAAVMVTASHNPPEYNGYKVYWGNGAQIVPPQDVGIADAIAKVEPANAVPLLTPAEGRAKGLWRDLPEDVGSAYLRAILDLRLYRKGSDTLSIVYTAMHGVGGAWAALALKEAGFPRVTPVAEQQQPDGRFPTVRFPNPEEPGAMDLSLATAERVKADLVLANDPDADRLAVMARDASGKLRLLTGNEVGVLLGHYVLTQGTKRARPHVVTTIVSSTQLGEIARGLDAAYDEVLTGFKWIANRALERTAKEGTQFVFGYEEALGYTVGTATRDKDGVGAALVVADMAAWCEARGTTVLGYLEEIQRRFGLHVGAQRNVTLPGAAGAQTIRAIMQAFRASPPANIGGFPVTAVRDYQKGEGGLPPSNVVAFALEGGGRVTLRPSGTEPKIKYYFEHKETPAPGEPLPQARQRAEAKLAALIDAFLALARDRGQPA; encoded by the coding sequence ATGGACACCACCGGACTGAGGGAGCGGGCCGAGGCTTGGCGCAAGGCGGATCCGGATCCGGAGACCCAGGCGGAGCTGGCCAATGTGCTCGCGAAGCAGGACTGGGCGGACCTGGCGGACCGCTTCGCGCAGGACCTGGAGTTCGGCACCGCCGGCCTGCGCGGCGTGCTGGGCGCCGGCCCCAACCGGATGAACCGCGCCGTGGTGCGCCGCACCACCGCGGGCTTGGCGCGCTACCTCAAGGCCACCGTGCCGGACGTCACCACGCGCGGCGTGGTGGTGGGCCGTGACGCGCGTCGCCTCAGCAAGGAGCTGGCGGAGGACACCGCCGCCGTGTTCGTCGCGGAGGGCATCCCCGCGCACGTCTTCCCGGAGCCGGTGCCCACGCCCGTCACCGCGTTCGCCGTGCTGCACCTGAACGCCGCCGCCGCGGTGATGGTGACCGCCAGCCACAACCCGCCCGAGTACAACGGCTACAAGGTCTACTGGGGCAACGGCGCGCAGATCGTCCCGCCGCAGGACGTGGGCATCGCGGACGCCATCGCGAAGGTGGAGCCCGCCAACGCCGTGCCGCTGCTCACGCCCGCGGAAGGCCGCGCGAAGGGGCTGTGGCGCGACCTGCCGGAGGACGTGGGGAGCGCGTACCTGCGCGCCATCCTGGACCTGCGCCTGTACCGCAAGGGCAGCGACACGCTGTCCATCGTCTACACCGCCATGCACGGCGTGGGCGGCGCGTGGGCGGCGCTCGCGCTCAAGGAGGCGGGCTTCCCGCGCGTGACGCCGGTGGCCGAGCAGCAGCAGCCCGACGGCCGCTTCCCCACCGTGCGCTTCCCCAATCCCGAGGAGCCGGGCGCCATGGACCTGTCCCTGGCCACGGCGGAGCGCGTGAAGGCGGACCTGGTGCTGGCCAACGACCCGGACGCGGACCGGCTGGCGGTGATGGCGCGGGATGCCTCCGGGAAGCTGCGCCTGCTCACCGGCAACGAGGTCGGCGTGCTGCTGGGCCACTACGTCCTCACGCAGGGGACGAAGCGCGCGCGCCCGCACGTCGTCACCACCATCGTGTCCTCCACGCAGTTGGGCGAAATCGCGCGCGGGCTGGACGCCGCGTACGACGAGGTCCTCACCGGCTTCAAGTGGATCGCCAACCGCGCGCTGGAGCGCACGGCGAAGGAAGGCACCCAGTTCGTCTTCGGCTACGAGGAGGCGCTCGGCTACACCGTGGGCACCGCCACGCGCGACAAGGACGGCGTGGGCGCGGCCCTGGTGGTCGCGGACATGGCCGCGTGGTGCGAGGCGCGCGGCACCACCGTGCTGGGCTACCTGGAGGAGATCCAGCGCCGCTTCGGCCTGCACGTGGGCGCCCAGCGCAACGTGACGCTGCCGGGCGCGGCCGGCGCGCAGACCATCCGCGCCATCATGCAGGCCTTCCGCGCTTCGCCGCCCGCGAACATCGGCGGGTTTCCGGTGACGGCCGTGCGCGACTACCAGAAGGGCGAGGGCGGCCTGCCTCCGTCCAACGTCGTCGCCTTCGCGCTGGAGGGCGGCGGCCGCGTCACCCTGCGCCCCTCCGGCACCGAGCCGAAGATCAAATACTACTTCGAGCACAAGGAGACGCCCGCCCCCGGCGAGCCGCTCCCCCAGGCCCGCCAGCGCGCCGAAGCGAAGCTGGCCGCCCTCATCGACGCCTTCCTGGCGCTGGCCCGTGATCGAGGCCAGCCGGCCTGA
- a CDS encoding TraR/DksA family transcriptional regulator translates to MTPKQREDFLQQLLALHAELTGKAPLRIEPNRTDEARVGGDEDEQPLNEMMQAIASSRNRNTDGTLARVVKALGKLREDPDSFGECEECGDELPLGRLKAMPYAEFCVACQNNKDGPKGPVRRKHLTDYKG, encoded by the coding sequence GTGACCCCGAAGCAGCGAGAGGACTTCCTCCAGCAGTTGCTCGCGCTCCACGCGGAGCTGACCGGCAAGGCACCCCTGCGCATCGAGCCCAACCGCACCGACGAGGCGCGCGTGGGCGGCGACGAGGACGAGCAGCCCCTCAACGAGATGATGCAGGCCATTGCCTCCAGCCGGAACCGCAACACCGACGGCACGCTGGCGCGCGTGGTGAAGGCCCTGGGCAAGCTGCGCGAGGACCCGGACTCCTTCGGCGAGTGCGAGGAGTGCGGCGACGAGCTTCCCCTGGGGCGCCTGAAGGCCATGCCCTACGCGGAGTTCTGCGTCGCGTGTCAGAACAACAAGGACGGCCCCAAGGGGCCGGTGCGCCGCAAGCACCTCACCGACTACAAGGGCTGA
- the deoC gene encoding deoxyribose-phosphate aldolase: MPSDAEAFFTVLEELVDQARHRLHAWKVQQEAVPPAPAAVLNPEAPRPPGVKTATARVDPATLVKASDLAPYIDHTLLKPEARTEDIVRVAEEARQYGFATVCVNSCHVATAARVLAGSNCVPIAVVGFPLGAALSSAKAFEAREAIRAGAREIDMVLNLGALKAHDYQRVHQDIAEVVQASHPVPVKVILETGHLTDEEKVVACALSKAAGAAFVKTSTGFGPGGATVKDIELMRAVVGDDVGVKASGGVRSAEDAVKLIRAGANRLGASASVAIVTGQISTAQY, from the coding sequence ATGCCGTCCGACGCCGAAGCCTTCTTCACCGTCCTGGAAGAGCTGGTCGACCAGGCCCGTCATCGTCTGCATGCCTGGAAGGTCCAGCAGGAGGCGGTGCCGCCCGCGCCCGCCGCCGTCCTGAATCCGGAAGCCCCGCGCCCGCCCGGCGTCAAGACTGCCACCGCGCGCGTGGACCCGGCCACCCTGGTGAAGGCCTCGGACCTGGCCCCGTACATCGACCACACGCTGCTCAAGCCGGAGGCGCGCACGGAGGACATCGTGCGCGTGGCCGAGGAGGCCCGTCAGTACGGCTTCGCCACCGTGTGCGTGAACAGCTGCCACGTGGCCACCGCCGCGCGCGTGCTGGCCGGTTCGAACTGCGTGCCCATCGCCGTGGTGGGCTTCCCGCTGGGCGCCGCGCTGTCGTCCGCGAAGGCCTTCGAGGCGCGCGAGGCCATCCGCGCGGGCGCGCGGGAAATCGACATGGTGCTCAACCTGGGCGCGCTCAAGGCGCACGACTACCAGCGCGTGCACCAGGACATCGCCGAGGTGGTGCAGGCCAGCCACCCCGTGCCCGTGAAGGTCATCCTGGAGACGGGCCACCTCACGGACGAGGAGAAGGTCGTCGCGTGCGCGCTGTCCAAGGCCGCGGGCGCCGCGTTCGTGAAGACGTCCACCGGCTTCGGGCCCGGCGGCGCCACGGTGAAGGACATCGAGCTGATGCGCGCGGTGGTGGGCGACGACGTGGGCGTGAAGGCCTCCGGAGGCGTGAGGTCCGCCGAGGACGCCGTGAAGCTCATCCGCGCGGGCGCCAACCGCCTGGGCGCCTCCGCGTCCGTGGCCATCGTCACCGGGCAGATCTCCACCGCGCAGTACTGA
- a CDS encoding ComEC/Rec2 family competence protein, with translation MKVFARLLALLVLLLAVVPGHAAAPAPTALPSPAPGRLSVYFLDVGQGDAALIVSPTGKTVLIDGGPPEAGTRLAARLRELVKGPLDLVILTHPHLDHLGGLRPALKAVGARRFMDPGFDHPSEAYRDLLDFVGREVGQVMSPEPNPNAPQTLLTVGLGEGVALTVLWPRVPQESFLANTRSDANANSIVTKLTYGKTAFLFTGDSEPPTEEVLLQKPVDLTATVLKVAHHGGKHSSTAAFLERVKPQAAVISCGAGNDYGHPSPEVLGRLGDVRARTFRTDQDGEVLAVSDGATVTLRSTKGGAGATSLSGTQQAGSPVALGPIEPTPHGRTGRSSEKEPEPGASRTRKPVEPTTPASTSEATGERYVSLKGSKVFHRESCKTLKRSKNERTVYSSRADALRERRPAEDCHP, from the coding sequence GTGAAGGTCTTCGCGCGGCTGCTCGCACTCCTTGTCCTCCTCCTCGCGGTGGTGCCGGGTCATGCCGCGGCCCCCGCTCCCACGGCCCTCCCCTCCCCCGCCCCGGGCCGGCTCTCGGTCTACTTCCTCGACGTGGGCCAGGGGGACGCGGCGCTCATCGTGTCGCCCACGGGCAAGACGGTGCTCATCGACGGCGGGCCTCCGGAGGCCGGCACCCGGCTGGCGGCGCGGCTGCGCGAGCTGGTGAAGGGCCCGCTGGACCTGGTCATCCTCACCCACCCGCACCTGGACCACCTGGGCGGGCTGCGCCCGGCGCTGAAGGCGGTGGGCGCCCGGCGCTTCATGGACCCCGGCTTCGACCACCCGAGCGAGGCGTACCGCGACCTGCTGGACTTCGTGGGCCGCGAGGTGGGCCAGGTGATGAGCCCGGAGCCCAACCCCAACGCGCCCCAGACGCTGCTCACCGTGGGCCTGGGCGAAGGCGTGGCGCTCACCGTGCTCTGGCCGCGCGTGCCCCAGGAGTCGTTCCTCGCGAACACGCGCTCGGACGCGAACGCGAACTCCATCGTCACCAAGCTCACCTACGGGAAGACGGCGTTCCTCTTCACGGGGGACTCGGAGCCGCCCACGGAGGAGGTGCTGCTGCAAAAGCCCGTGGACCTCACCGCCACGGTGCTGAAGGTGGCGCACCACGGCGGCAAGCACTCCTCCACCGCTGCCTTCCTGGAGCGCGTGAAGCCACAGGCAGCGGTCATCTCCTGCGGCGCGGGCAACGACTACGGCCACCCGAGCCCGGAGGTCCTGGGCCGGCTGGGCGACGTGCGCGCCCGTACCTTCCGCACCGACCAGGATGGCGAGGTGCTGGCGGTGAGCGACGGCGCGACCGTGACGCTGCGCTCGACGAAGGGCGGCGCTGGCGCCACCAGCCTGTCCGGCACGCAGCAGGCGGGAAGCCCGGTGGCGCTCGGCCCCATCGAGCCCACGCCGCACGGCCGCACGGGCCGCTCCTCGGAGAAGGAACCGGAGCCCGGCGCGTCCCGGACGCGCAAGCCGGTGGAGCCCACGACGCCCGCGAGCACGTCCGAAGCCACGGGCGAGCGCTACGTGTCGCTCAAGGGCAGCAAGGTGTTCCACCGCGAGAGCTGCAAGACCCTGAAGCGCTCGAAGAACGAGCGCACCGTCTACTCAAGCCGCGCCGACGCCCTGCGTGAGCGCCGCCCCGCCGAGGATTGTCATCCATGA
- a CDS encoding ComEC/Rec2 family competence protein produces MKARIALGVGLLLASLACQQQPSAPPAQKPPEKSRYFGGAPDGKLHVYFFDVGAGDAALIVTPKGNTVLVDSGPASAESHLVNRLPELLRRELDLVVLTQPDPKHHGALEAVLKRVGARRLMEPQLPDTSKTYDALLTAVGSRGVGIFSPAPPSSAPKELVRLTLEDGVNLTVLWPRAPAEPLLKEAPDAEGRNAANSIVLRLTYADTSVVFAGGARAETEARLLERGLLSSATLLKVASPGVEGANSQAYLEEVRPQAAVLSGDDSLGRSPKVKELLTRLRGVDARAFRTDVNGEVHAVSDGKQFELSLQRPTPGEPGGTRRVFPGLDPRPALVRTAKPAPVVKPAAPEPPPARVVEAPRDSKARVSNVTDVDDLPVARKGTRMEEAPPKAVRSSSSASMTGGYMASKHKRIFHKSTCRSVRLIKDANLLTWSTRDAALKSGREPAGDCDP; encoded by the coding sequence ATGAAGGCCCGCATCGCGCTGGGGGTGGGGCTGCTGCTCGCCTCCCTGGCCTGTCAGCAGCAGCCATCCGCGCCGCCCGCGCAGAAGCCCCCGGAGAAGTCGCGCTACTTCGGCGGCGCGCCGGACGGGAAGCTCCACGTGTACTTCTTCGACGTGGGCGCGGGGGACGCTGCGCTCATCGTCACGCCGAAGGGCAACACGGTGCTGGTGGACTCCGGGCCCGCGTCCGCCGAGTCGCACCTGGTGAACCGCCTGCCGGAGCTGCTGCGCCGCGAGCTGGACCTGGTGGTCCTCACCCAGCCGGATCCGAAGCACCACGGCGCGCTGGAGGCGGTGCTCAAGCGCGTGGGCGCGCGGCGGTTGATGGAGCCGCAGCTGCCGGACACGTCCAAGACCTACGACGCGCTGCTCACGGCGGTGGGCTCGCGCGGGGTGGGAATCTTCTCGCCCGCGCCCCCATCGTCCGCGCCCAAGGAGCTGGTCCGGCTGACGCTGGAGGACGGGGTGAACCTCACGGTGCTCTGGCCCCGGGCCCCCGCGGAGCCGCTCCTGAAGGAGGCCCCGGACGCGGAGGGGCGCAACGCGGCGAACTCCATCGTGCTGCGCCTGACGTACGCCGACACGTCGGTCGTCTTCGCGGGCGGGGCGCGCGCGGAGACGGAGGCGCGGCTGCTGGAGCGCGGGCTGTTGTCCTCCGCCACGCTGCTGAAGGTCGCCTCGCCCGGGGTGGAGGGGGCGAACTCGCAGGCGTACCTGGAGGAGGTGCGGCCCCAGGCGGCGGTGCTCAGCGGGGATGACAGCCTGGGCAGGAGCCCGAAGGTGAAGGAGCTCCTCACGCGGCTGCGCGGCGTGGACGCGCGGGCCTTCCGCACGGACGTGAACGGAGAGGTGCACGCGGTGAGCGACGGCAAGCAGTTCGAGCTGTCGCTCCAGCGTCCGACCCCGGGCGAGCCCGGCGGCACGCGGCGCGTCTTCCCGGGGTTGGATCCGCGCCCGGCGCTGGTGAGGACGGCGAAGCCCGCGCCCGTGGTGAAGCCGGCCGCCCCCGAGCCGCCGCCCGCGCGCGTCGTCGAGGCGCCGCGAGACAGCAAGGCCCGCGTCAGCAACGTGACGGACGTGGATGACCTGCCCGTCGCGCGCAAGGGCACACGGATGGAGGAGGCCCCACCGAAGGCGGTGCGCTCATCCTCCAGCGCGTCCATGACGGGCGGCTACATGGCGAGCAAGCACAAGCGCATCTTCCACAAGTCCACCTGCCGGAGCGTGCGGCTCATCAAGGATGCGAACCTGCTCACGTGGAGCACGCGTGACGCAGCGCTGAAGTCGGGCCGCGAGCCCGCGGGAGACTGCGACCCGTGA
- a CDS encoding DUF3006 domain-containing protein, producing MTKKTKPRSRATVDRIEDDVAVLVVDGQQVTRALDTLPAGVREGDVVDLEAGTVDAEATESLRAEVRAAREQAMRGKKPPAGDFDL from the coding sequence GTGACGAAGAAGACGAAGCCCCGGTCCAGGGCCACGGTGGACCGCATCGAGGACGACGTCGCCGTGCTGGTGGTGGATGGCCAGCAGGTGACCCGCGCGCTGGACACCCTGCCCGCGGGCGTGCGCGAAGGCGACGTCGTGGACCTGGAGGCGGGGACGGTGGACGCCGAAGCCACCGAGTCCCTGCGCGCCGAAGTCCGCGCCGCGAGGGAACAGGCGATGCGAGGCAAGAAGCCGCCCGCGGGCGACTTCGACCTCTGA